A genomic window from Planococcus rifietoensis includes:
- the mltG gene encoding endolytic transglycosylase MltG, producing the protein MEKQSKKDVMFDRMKEKKKEVRVVRRIVLIVALVLLVVVAVAGWQAYSYVTDALEPVDPDSQEVIDVEVPIGSNLDSIAALLEENGVIKDARIYKYYVKFKNESEFQAGSYGLTQSMTLDEITESLKTGKVYHEPLYTINVPEGLTLEEIAERVIAENTEYTAEQFMDQVQDEAYIDELMVKYPDLLTEEIKGEDVKFALEGYLFPATYPIYEENPSLTVLIEQMLDATKANIEPYQSVLQEEEKSPHWLLTFASLLEEEATAKSDRQTIASVFYNRIDQDMPLQTDPTVIYAMGEHKDRLFNSDYEFEDPYSTYTNKGLPPGPIAAAGASSIEAVLDPNQTDYLYFLADSEGNNYFSTSYEQHLEYRDEHIGN; encoded by the coding sequence GTGGAAAAGCAGTCAAAAAAAGATGTCATGTTCGACAGGATGAAGGAAAAGAAAAAAGAAGTGAGAGTCGTTCGGCGCATCGTGCTGATCGTGGCGCTCGTCCTTCTTGTAGTCGTCGCAGTGGCCGGCTGGCAAGCTTATAGCTATGTCACGGACGCACTCGAACCTGTCGATCCGGATTCCCAGGAAGTCATCGATGTTGAAGTGCCGATCGGTTCCAACCTGGACAGCATTGCCGCCTTGCTTGAAGAGAACGGCGTCATTAAAGATGCCAGAATCTACAAGTATTACGTCAAGTTCAAAAATGAATCGGAATTTCAGGCAGGCAGCTATGGCTTGACTCAATCGATGACATTGGACGAAATAACGGAAAGTTTGAAAACTGGAAAAGTTTACCATGAACCGTTGTACACGATCAACGTTCCTGAGGGCTTGACCTTAGAAGAAATTGCCGAGCGCGTAATTGCGGAAAATACGGAATACACCGCCGAGCAGTTTATGGATCAAGTGCAGGACGAAGCCTATATCGACGAATTGATGGTCAAATACCCTGATTTGCTGACAGAGGAAATCAAAGGCGAGGACGTCAAATTTGCGCTCGAAGGCTATCTGTTCCCGGCCACTTATCCGATCTATGAGGAAAATCCTTCGCTTACCGTATTGATCGAGCAAATGCTTGATGCTACGAAAGCGAATATCGAACCGTACCAAAGCGTATTGCAGGAAGAGGAGAAATCGCCTCATTGGCTGCTGACTTTCGCTTCGCTATTAGAGGAAGAAGCGACTGCGAAATCAGATCGCCAAACCATCGCAAGCGTGTTCTACAACCGCATAGATCAAGACATGCCGCTGCAGACAGACCCGACCGTCATTTATGCAATGGGAGAGCATAAGGACCGCTTGTTCAACTCGGATTACGAGTTCGAAGATCCTTACAGCACCTATACGAATAAAGGCTTGCCGCCAGGACCGATCGCCGCTGCTGGCGCATCATCCATCGAAGCGGTGCTCGACCCGAACCAAACGGATTATCTATACTTCCTGGCTGACTC
- the ruvX gene encoding Holliday junction resolvase RuvX has product MRTMGLDVGSKTIGVAISDALGWTAQGIETVKIDEANGQFGLERLGELIKEYKVTEAVVGYPKNMNNSIGPRAEASERFAALLKEGYDIPVVLWDERLTTMAAEKMLISADVSRKNRKKVIDKMAAVMILQGYLDSKK; this is encoded by the coding sequence ATGCGAACAATGGGATTGGATGTCGGCTCCAAAACGATCGGAGTGGCGATCAGCGATGCATTGGGCTGGACGGCACAAGGCATCGAAACCGTCAAAATCGACGAGGCGAACGGCCAGTTCGGGCTTGAACGCCTTGGCGAATTGATCAAGGAATACAAAGTAACGGAAGCGGTCGTGGGCTACCCGAAGAACATGAACAACTCCATCGGGCCACGGGCAGAAGCTTCCGAAAGATTTGCAGCATTGCTAAAAGAAGGATATGATATACCGGTAGTGCTTTGGGATGAAAGGCTGACGACGATGGCAGCAGAGAAAATGCTGATTTCTGCCGATGTCAGCCGGAAAAACCGCAAAAAAGTAATCGACAAGATGGCCGCAGTGATGATTTTGCAAGGCTATCTTGATTCAAAAAAATGA
- the alaS gene encoding alanine--tRNA ligase encodes MKNLKAEEIRKLYLDFFKEKNHDVEPSAPLVPFEDPSLLWINSGVATLKKYFDGRVIPENPRIVNAQKSIRTNDIENVGKTARHHTFFEMLGNFSIGEYFKTEAIHWAWEFLTDDKWIGFDADKLSVTIHPEDEEAYAIWLNEVGVPAERIIRLEGNFWDIGEGPSGPNSEIFYDRGESYGNDPEDPELYPGGENERYLEIWNLVFSQFNHNPDHTYTPLPKQNIDTGMGLERMASVVQDVPTNYDTDLFVPIIEKTAEISGKSYGESQEQDMAFKVIADHVRTVAFAIGDGALPSNEGRGYVLRRLLRRAVRYSKKLGIEKPFMYQLVPVVGDIMQSFYPEVKDKEDFIVRVMKLEEERFLETLHDGLEILSTVAEKQKQAGHSEIPGEDVFRLYDTYGFPVELTEEYAEDVEMTVDHAGFERAMNEQRERARNARQNVNSMQTQSEVLGNIKEESEFIGYTHTVADAEIVAIVKDGELVDSAQEGEEVQLVLDRTPFYAESGGQIADKGILSNDLVSASVLDVKKAPNGQNLHNVRVDSGELTKTAVKAKVDASERRHTIKNHTATHLLHQALKDVLGTHVNQAGSYVGPDRLRFDFSHFGQVTKEELSTIEQAVNEKIWEGIEVESGYHNLQEAKDMGAMALFGEKYGDVVRVVAISDYSLELCGGIHVANTSEIGVFKIVSEGGIGAGVRRIEALTGKGAYVSMKQSEKTLDEAASLLKANPRDLVQKVESTQADIKALQRENESLLQKIANAQSGELLESARKVGNVTVLSAKVQAKDNNQLRQMVDDLKAKFEQAVIVLGASDGDKVMLAAGVSKNIAGKDYHAGNIVKAVAEQCGGKGGGRPDMAMAGAKNPEQLDAALESVYTLVK; translated from the coding sequence ATGAAGAATTTGAAAGCTGAAGAAATCAGAAAGCTCTATCTCGACTTTTTTAAAGAAAAAAACCACGACGTGGAACCGAGCGCGCCGCTTGTGCCGTTTGAAGACCCGTCTTTATTGTGGATCAACAGCGGTGTCGCGACTTTGAAGAAATATTTTGACGGGCGCGTCATCCCGGAAAATCCGCGCATCGTCAACGCGCAAAAATCGATCCGCACGAACGATATCGAGAACGTCGGCAAGACGGCACGCCATCATACATTCTTCGAAATGCTCGGCAACTTCTCTATCGGTGAATACTTTAAAACAGAAGCGATCCACTGGGCATGGGAATTCCTGACGGACGACAAATGGATCGGATTCGATGCCGACAAGTTGTCGGTGACGATCCATCCGGAAGACGAGGAAGCTTATGCCATCTGGCTCAACGAAGTCGGCGTACCGGCTGAACGCATCATCCGCTTAGAAGGAAACTTCTGGGATATCGGCGAAGGCCCGAGCGGACCGAACTCCGAAATCTTCTACGACCGCGGCGAGAGCTACGGCAATGACCCTGAAGACCCTGAATTGTACCCGGGTGGGGAGAATGAGCGCTACTTAGAAATCTGGAACTTGGTGTTCTCCCAGTTCAACCACAATCCGGACCATACGTACACGCCGCTTCCGAAACAGAACATCGATACGGGAATGGGCTTGGAACGCATGGCTTCGGTCGTGCAAGATGTGCCAACTAACTACGATACGGACCTATTCGTGCCGATCATTGAGAAGACAGCAGAAATTTCCGGGAAATCCTACGGCGAAAGCCAGGAACAGGACATGGCATTCAAAGTCATCGCCGACCATGTGCGCACAGTCGCATTTGCCATTGGAGACGGCGCTTTGCCATCAAACGAAGGCCGCGGCTATGTGCTGCGCCGCCTGTTGCGCCGCGCTGTCCGCTACTCGAAGAAACTCGGCATCGAAAAACCGTTCATGTACCAGCTTGTGCCGGTTGTCGGCGACATCATGCAGAGCTTCTACCCAGAAGTCAAAGACAAGGAAGATTTCATTGTCCGCGTCATGAAACTCGAAGAAGAACGTTTCCTTGAAACCTTGCATGACGGTTTGGAAATCCTGTCCACGGTTGCCGAAAAGCAAAAGCAAGCCGGCCATAGCGAAATCCCTGGCGAAGATGTGTTCCGTCTGTATGATACGTACGGATTCCCAGTGGAGTTGACGGAAGAATACGCAGAAGATGTCGAAATGACTGTCGACCATGCAGGATTTGAGCGTGCGATGAACGAGCAGCGCGAACGTGCAAGAAACGCGCGCCAAAACGTCAATTCCATGCAGACACAATCCGAGGTGCTCGGCAATATAAAAGAAGAAAGCGAATTTATCGGCTATACGCACACAGTCGCGGACGCTGAAATCGTCGCTATCGTCAAAGACGGGGAATTGGTCGACAGCGCACAAGAAGGCGAAGAAGTGCAGCTTGTGCTGGACCGCACGCCATTCTATGCGGAAAGCGGCGGACAGATCGCCGACAAAGGAATTTTGTCGAATGATTTGGTGTCAGCTTCTGTACTCGATGTGAAAAAAGCGCCGAACGGACAGAACTTGCATAATGTGCGGGTTGATTCCGGCGAATTGACGAAAACGGCTGTCAAAGCGAAAGTCGATGCATCCGAGCGCCGCCATACAATCAAGAACCATACGGCGACCCACCTCTTGCACCAGGCATTGAAAGATGTACTCGGCACGCACGTCAACCAGGCAGGATCGTACGTCGGTCCAGACCGGCTGCGTTTTGACTTCTCTCACTTCGGGCAAGTGACGAAAGAGGAACTCTCGACGATCGAGCAGGCAGTCAATGAAAAGATCTGGGAAGGCATCGAAGTCGAATCCGGCTACCACAATCTGCAGGAAGCAAAAGATATGGGCGCGATGGCTTTGTTCGGTGAAAAATACGGCGATGTCGTCCGTGTCGTTGCGATCAGCGACTACTCGCTTGAGCTATGCGGCGGAATCCACGTGGCGAACACGTCCGAAATCGGCGTCTTCAAAATCGTCTCAGAAGGAGGCATCGGTGCTGGCGTACGCCGCATCGAAGCATTGACCGGAAAAGGCGCTTATGTGAGCATGAAGCAAAGCGAGAAGACTTTGGATGAAGCAGCTTCCTTGTTGAAAGCCAACCCGCGCGACCTCGTGCAAAAAGTCGAATCCACGCAAGCCGACATCAAAGCGTTGCAGCGCGAAAATGAATCACTGCTGCAGAAAATTGCCAATGCACAGTCCGGTGAATTGCTGGAGTCGGCAAGAAAAGTCGGCAATGTGACAGTATTGTCCGCAAAAGTTCAAGCAAAAGACAATAATCAGCTGCGCCAGATGGTCGATGACCTGAAAGCGAAATTCGAGCAGGCGGTCATCGTTCTCGGTGCGAGCGACGGAGACAAGGTTATGCTAGCAGCGGGCGTATCGAAAAACATTGCCGGTAAGGATTACCACGCCGGCAATATCGTCAAAGCGGTCGCAGAACAATGCGGTGGCAAAGGCGGCGGGCGTCCGGACATGGCGATGGCCGGGGCGAAAAATCCAGAGCAATTGGATGCGGCGCTCGAATCGGTCTACACTTTGGTCAAATAG
- a CDS encoding DUF1292 domain-containing protein has product MEHGQEHITVVDEHGNEQLFEVLFTFESEDFGKSYVLYFPVGADEDEEGEIEIHASSFTENLDSDEKVSGGELRPVETEEEWDMIEEMLNTFLEEEEENEEQ; this is encoded by the coding sequence ATGGAACATGGTCAAGAGCATATTACAGTAGTGGACGAGCACGGGAACGAGCAATTATTCGAAGTGTTGTTCACATTTGAATCGGAAGATTTCGGAAAATCATACGTCTTGTACTTCCCAGTAGGGGCAGATGAGGACGAAGAAGGTGAGATCGAAATCCACGCATCTTCTTTCACTGAAAACCTGGATTCTGATGAGAAAGTTTCCGGCGGCGAACTTCGCCCGGTAGAAACAGAAGAAGAATGGGACATGATCGAAGAAATGCTCAATACTTTCCTTGAGGAAGAAGAAGAAAACGAAGAGCAATAA
- a CDS encoding IreB family regulatory phosphoprotein gives MSSFDRTMKFDSSDESMEQDVKQVMLQVHAALEEKGYNPINQIVGYLLSGDPAYIPRHQDARNMIRKLERDEILEELVKFYIKKNNEE, from the coding sequence GTGAGCTCATTTGATCGCACGATGAAATTCGATTCATCCGATGAATCGATGGAGCAGGACGTAAAGCAGGTAATGCTGCAAGTCCATGCTGCTCTAGAGGAAAAAGGCTACAACCCGATCAATCAGATCGTCGGGTATCTACTTTCAGGTGATCCGGCTTATATCCCTCGCCACCAGGATGCCCGGAACATGATCCGGAAACTGGAGCGGGATGAAATTTTGGAAGAACTGGTGAAGTTCTACATCAAAAAGAATAACGAGGAATAA